One genomic segment of Clostridium saccharoperbutylacetonicum N1-4(HMT) includes these proteins:
- a CDS encoding carboxypeptidase M32: MREEIIEKLNEVKAHITKIEELNKLSALAYWDMKISMPKKALEQRSNTLGYLAGEIFKLSTGKEVKGFLDYFMPKLDQLSQTNRAMIKKLKKEYDETKKIPEKTYKEYTIAKSLSEAAWEEAKEKNDFKIFEPHLEKMINFNVEFAKYYGYEENVYDALLNRYEEGMTVKKLDEIFGELKEGILDLLKYIEASNKNINRDFLHDKFKIKKQKKLSKYLLELIKFDGEAGILGETTHPFTLDLGNKDVRITTHYHEDDLLSNIFSIIHEGGHGLYEQHISDELIGTGLEHGASMGIHESQSRFYENIIGRSEEFLKIILPYIKKEFSGFKKVKLKEFYEAVNYVKPSLIRTEADELTYSLHIIIRYEIEKKLINKEIEVKDLPRIWNEKYMEYLGVKAKSDSEGILQDMHWSAGDFGYFPSYALGNIYAGQFLNQILKDNELAITELENGDLSYIDNWLKDKIHKYGARYTPEELIKNVTGEDISTKYFLRYLDDKYKKIYTPL, translated from the coding sequence ATGAGAGAAGAAATAATTGAAAAGTTAAACGAAGTAAAAGCGCATATTACAAAAATTGAAGAATTAAATAAGTTATCTGCTCTTGCTTATTGGGATATGAAAATTTCTATGCCAAAGAAAGCCTTAGAGCAAAGATCTAATACTCTTGGATATTTAGCAGGTGAAATATTTAAACTATCGACAGGAAAGGAAGTTAAAGGCTTTCTAGATTACTTTATGCCTAAGTTGGATCAACTGTCACAAACAAATAGAGCAATGATAAAAAAATTAAAGAAGGAATATGATGAAACAAAAAAGATTCCTGAAAAAACTTATAAGGAATATACAATAGCTAAATCTTTGTCTGAAGCAGCTTGGGAAGAAGCTAAGGAAAAGAATGATTTCAAAATATTTGAACCCCATTTAGAAAAGATGATTAATTTTAATGTAGAATTTGCAAAGTATTATGGATATGAGGAAAATGTATATGATGCTTTACTTAATAGATATGAAGAAGGAATGACTGTTAAAAAGTTAGATGAGATATTTGGTGAATTAAAAGAGGGAATACTAGATTTATTAAAATATATTGAAGCCAGTAATAAAAATATAAACAGAGATTTTCTTCATGATAAATTTAAAATTAAAAAGCAAAAAAAATTGAGTAAATATTTGTTGGAGTTAATAAAATTTGATGGAGAAGCGGGAATATTGGGAGAGACAACGCATCCATTTACACTAGACTTAGGAAATAAGGATGTTAGAATAACAACCCACTATCACGAAGATGATTTGCTATCAAATATATTTAGCATTATACATGAAGGTGGTCATGGATTATATGAACAGCATATTTCTGATGAATTAATAGGAACTGGTCTTGAACATGGAGCATCTATGGGAATTCATGAATCACAATCTAGATTTTATGAGAATATAATAGGAAGAAGTGAAGAATTCTTAAAAATAATATTACCATACATTAAAAAAGAATTTTCAGGCTTTAAGAAAGTTAAATTAAAAGAATTTTATGAAGCAGTAAACTATGTTAAACCATCCTTAATTAGAACAGAAGCAGATGAATTAACGTATAGTTTACATATAATTATAAGATATGAAATTGAAAAGAAATTAATAAATAAGGAAATAGAAGTTAAAGATTTACCAAGGATTTGGAATGAGAAGTATATGGAGTATTTAGGTGTTAAGGCAAAGTCAGACAGTGAAGGCATATTACAAGATATGCATTGGTCTGCTGGAGATTTTGGATATTTTCCAAGTTATGCATTAGGAAATATATATGCAGGCCAATTTCTAAATCAAATTTTAAAAGATAATGAATTAGCTATTACGGAATTAGAAAATGGAGATTTATCATATATAGATAATTGGCTAAAAGATAAGATCCATAAGTATGGAGCTAGATATACTCCAGAAGAATTAATTAAAAATGTAACTGGAGAAGATATTTCAACAAAATACTTCTTAAGATATTTGGACGATAAATATAAAAAAATATACACACCTTTATAA
- a CDS encoding peptide ABC transporter substrate-binding protein, protein MKKSRVKQLCAVALAATLGLSVLAGCGSKTSDNKSAATGTDKQELMFNLGSDPKTLDPGLNQSVDGSIVIVNAFEGLYKLDDKNKAVPGQAEKCDVSADGLTYTFHLKKDLKWSNGDPVKASDFEYAWKRVINPETASEYSFQMMYIKGAQEYNTGKGTADQVGIKATDDSTLVVTLAAPCAYFLDLTATPTYMPLDQKIVEANKDWATDAKTLVSNGPFKFTDYKIKDQIVLEKNDNYEAKDDVKLSKVTMKLVTEPTSAWASYKSGQFDMVYDVPTSEKAAAIADKSATVFPELGNAYIDFNVSDKQVDPEAAKALKNPKFRQALSMAIDRQSIIDNVLKAKQVAAHSFVPEGIIGPDGKDFENKKYFDPKGNVDEAKKLLAEAGYPDGKGLPQITLLFNPEGGNADVMQPIQDMWKKIGVNVELQTQEWKVFQDTRTAKNYQIARDAWGADYADPMTFLDLFVSTSPQNNAGYNNPVYDTLISSAKKEADATKRYEMLHQAEDMLMADMPIISLWYSNRTHGVKDYVKGIRKDMLGNIFFTNAYIQGKK, encoded by the coding sequence ATGAAAAAAAGCAGAGTAAAGCAATTATGTGCAGTAGCTTTAGCAGCAACACTTGGACTTTCAGTTTTAGCTGGTTGTGGTTCTAAAACTTCTGACAACAAATCAGCAGCAACTGGTACTGACAAACAAGAATTAATGTTTAATTTAGGATCTGATCCTAAGACTTTAGATCCAGGTTTAAACCAATCAGTGGATGGATCTATAGTAATAGTTAATGCGTTCGAAGGTCTATATAAGTTAGATGACAAGAACAAAGCAGTTCCAGGTCAAGCTGAGAAGTGTGATGTTTCTGCAGATGGATTAACATATACTTTCCATTTAAAGAAAGATCTTAAGTGGTCAAATGGAGATCCAGTTAAAGCAAGTGATTTCGAATATGCATGGAAGAGAGTTATAAATCCAGAAACTGCATCTGAGTATTCATTCCAAATGATGTATATTAAAGGAGCACAAGAATATAACACAGGAAAAGGTACAGCTGACCAAGTTGGTATTAAAGCAACTGATGACAGCACATTAGTAGTTACTTTAGCAGCACCATGTGCATATTTCTTAGACTTAACAGCTACTCCAACATATATGCCATTAGATCAAAAAATTGTTGAAGCTAATAAGGATTGGGCAACAGATGCTAAAACTTTAGTTTCTAATGGACCTTTCAAATTCACAGATTATAAGATTAAAGACCAAATCGTATTAGAAAAGAATGACAATTATGAAGCTAAAGACGATGTTAAGTTAAGCAAAGTAACAATGAAATTAGTTACTGAACCTACATCAGCATGGGCAAGTTATAAATCAGGTCAATTTGACATGGTATATGATGTACCAACATCTGAAAAAGCAGCTGCTATAGCAGATAAGAGTGCTACAGTATTCCCAGAATTAGGAAATGCTTATATAGACTTTAATGTTTCAGATAAGCAAGTAGATCCTGAAGCAGCTAAAGCATTAAAGAATCCAAAGTTTAGGCAAGCATTAAGTATGGCTATAGACAGACAATCAATCATTGACAACGTACTTAAAGCTAAGCAAGTTGCAGCTCATAGTTTTGTTCCAGAAGGAATCATTGGGCCAGATGGAAAAGATTTTGAAAATAAGAAATACTTTGATCCTAAGGGTAATGTAGATGAAGCTAAGAAATTATTAGCTGAAGCTGGATATCCAGATGGAAAAGGCTTACCACAAATTACATTACTTTTCAACCCAGAAGGTGGAAATGCAGACGTAATGCAACCAATCCAAGATATGTGGAAGAAAATTGGCGTAAATGTTGAACTTCAAACTCAAGAATGGAAAGTATTCCAAGATACAAGAACTGCAAAGAACTATCAAATAGCAAGAGATGCTTGGGGAGCTGACTATGCAGATCCAATGACATTCTTAGACTTATTTGTTTCAACATCACCACAAAATAATGCAGGATATAATAATCCAGTATACGATACATTAATCAGCAGTGCTAAGAAAGAAGCAGATGCAACTAAGAGATATGAAATGTTACATCAAGCTGAAGATATGTTAATGGCTGATATGCCAATTATATCTTTATGGTACTCAAATAGAACACATGGAGTAAAAGATTATGTTAAAGGTATAAGAAAAGATATGCTTGGAAATATTTTCTTCACTAATGCTTATATTCAAGGTAAAAAATAA
- a CDS encoding ABC transporter ATP-binding protein codes for MEANNDIILEVKDLCKYFPANKGLFKGKSYVKAVDRVSFTLKRGETLGLVGESGCGKTTTGRTILKLYEPTSGQIIFNGKDITKYSKDQMIPLRKEMQMIFQDPYASLDPRMTVGDIIGEAIDVHKLLSGEARTERIRSLLSKVGLASDHINRYPHEFSGGQRQRIGIARALAVEPAFIVCDEPISALDVSIQAQVINMLEELQEELGLTYLFIAHDLSMVKHISTHIGVMYLGRMVEKGESNKVYSEGLHPYTQALLSAVPIPDPEVAKNNQRIILEGDIPSPIDPPPGCRFKGRCKHAKPICSEIDPELKEVKPGHFVACHLYD; via the coding sequence GTGGAAGCTAATAACGATATAATTTTAGAAGTTAAGGATTTATGCAAGTACTTCCCTGCGAATAAAGGATTATTTAAAGGTAAAAGTTATGTTAAAGCAGTTGATAGGGTTTCTTTTACATTAAAAAGAGGAGAAACTTTAGGACTTGTAGGAGAATCTGGATGTGGTAAGACAACAACAGGAAGAACTATATTGAAACTTTATGAACCAACTTCAGGTCAAATTATTTTTAATGGGAAAGATATAACAAAATATTCAAAAGATCAAATGATTCCTTTAAGAAAAGAAATGCAAATGATTTTCCAAGATCCATATGCGTCACTAGATCCTAGAATGACTGTTGGAGATATAATTGGAGAAGCAATTGATGTTCATAAATTGTTATCTGGCGAAGCAAGAACAGAAAGAATAAGAAGTCTTTTATCAAAAGTTGGTCTTGCAAGTGACCATATAAACAGATATCCTCATGAATTCTCAGGAGGTCAAAGACAGAGAATAGGTATAGCAAGAGCTTTAGCTGTTGAACCTGCATTTATAGTTTGTGATGAACCGATATCAGCTCTTGATGTTTCAATTCAAGCACAAGTTATAAATATGCTTGAAGAGCTTCAAGAAGAATTAGGATTGACATATTTATTTATAGCTCATGACCTTTCGATGGTTAAGCATATATCAACTCATATAGGAGTTATGTACCTTGGAAGAATGGTTGAAAAAGGGGAAAGTAATAAAGTGTATTCAGAAGGATTACATCCTTATACACAAGCATTGCTTTCAGCAGTACCAATACCAGATCCAGAGGTGGCTAAAAATAATCAAAGAATTATTTTAGAAGGAGATATTCCTTCACCTATAGATCCACCACCAGGATGTAGATTTAAAGGTAGATGTAAGCATGCAAAACCAATATGTTCAGAAATTGATCCAGAATTAAAAGAGGTTAAACCAGGACATTTTGTAGCATGTCATTTATATGATTAA
- a CDS encoding ABC transporter ATP-binding protein, giving the protein MEKLLEVKNLETSFKTSAGEVHAVRGVSFDLEKGEALGIVGESGCGKSVTMMSIMRLLADNGRLAGGEIFFNGKDISNVKESEMETIRGNDIGMIFQDPMTSLNPVYTIGDQLMEPLLKHRKISKAEARKEAINMLGLVGIPSPEKRMKQYPHEFSGGMRQRAMIAMSLICAPKLIIADEPTTALDVTIQAQILDLMKDLKQKLDTAIILITHDLGVVADVCTKINVMYGGIIVETGTTEDIFYRGKHPYTWGLLRSVPNPKEDVKEKLIPIEGQPPDLLNPPVGCPFAARCDYAMKVCLQKQPPLFEVGEKHHTACWLCHEDAPKVESPIRRMK; this is encoded by the coding sequence ATGGAAAAGTTGTTAGAAGTAAAGAACTTAGAAACCTCCTTCAAAACTAGTGCTGGGGAAGTACATGCAGTAAGAGGTGTATCATTTGACCTAGAAAAGGGAGAAGCATTAGGTATAGTTGGAGAATCAGGTTGTGGTAAAAGTGTTACAATGATGTCAATTATGAGATTATTAGCTGATAATGGAAGACTTGCAGGAGGAGAAATCTTCTTTAATGGTAAAGATATCTCGAATGTTAAAGAGTCAGAAATGGAAACTATAAGAGGTAATGATATAGGAATGATATTCCAAGATCCTATGACATCATTAAATCCAGTATATACAATAGGAGACCAGTTAATGGAACCCCTATTAAAGCATAGAAAAATAAGTAAAGCTGAAGCAAGAAAAGAAGCTATTAATATGCTTGGTCTAGTTGGAATACCAAGTCCAGAAAAGAGAATGAAACAATATCCTCATGAATTTTCAGGTGGTATGAGACAAAGAGCAATGATAGCTATGAGTTTAATTTGTGCTCCAAAGCTTATTATAGCAGATGAACCAACAACGGCTTTAGACGTTACAATACAGGCACAAATACTAGATTTAATGAAAGATTTAAAGCAAAAACTTGACACTGCAATTATACTAATAACTCATGATTTAGGAGTTGTTGCAGATGTATGTACAAAAATAAATGTAATGTATGGTGGAATTATTGTAGAAACAGGAACTACAGAAGATATTTTCTACAGAGGAAAGCATCCCTATACTTGGGGACTTTTAAGAAGTGTTCCTAACCCTAAGGAAGATGTTAAAGAAAAGCTTATTCCAATAGAAGGACAACCACCAGATTTATTAAATCCACCAGTTGGGTGTCCATTCGCAGCTAGATGTGATTATGCAATGAAGGTATGTCTTCAAAAGCAACCTCCACTATTTGAAGTAGGAGAAAAACATCATACAGCATGTTGGTTGTGTCATGAAGATGCACCAAAAGTTGAATCACCTATAAGGAGGATGAAGTAG
- a CDS encoding ABC transporter permease has translation MENQIKIDKELFAPLSAEEKKVSVAVRPSIGYWKDAWNRLKKDKMALVSLIAIVLVVIGAIFVPMFSKYDYATNDLANTYLKPSAEHWFGTDNLGRDLFVRNFFGARYSLLIAVLAAVINLCIGVVYGGIAGYFGGVVDNILMRIVDVISSIPMTIYVVIFMAVLNKPGANGSGLFTIVLGLSITSWIGMARIVRGDVLQLKQQEFVLAAKSLGASNSRILVRHLIPNCIGSIMVTLTLFIPDAVFTEAFLSFIGLGIAAPRASLGTLANDAQQAIYTYPLQLLFPSAMICIIILCFNLFGDGLSQALDPKNKR, from the coding sequence ATGGAAAATCAAATAAAAATAGATAAGGAATTATTTGCTCCTCTAAGTGCGGAAGAAAAAAAAGTTAGTGTAGCAGTAAGACCGAGTATTGGATATTGGAAAGACGCTTGGAATAGATTAAAGAAAGATAAAATGGCACTTGTTTCATTGATAGCTATAGTATTGGTAGTAATAGGAGCTATATTTGTGCCTATGTTTTCAAAATACGATTATGCAACAAATGACTTAGCTAATACTTATTTAAAACCTTCAGCAGAACATTGGTTTGGAACAGATAATCTAGGAAGGGATTTATTCGTTAGAAATTTCTTCGGAGCAAGATATTCACTACTTATAGCAGTATTAGCTGCAGTTATTAATTTATGTATTGGTGTAGTATATGGCGGAATTGCCGGTTACTTTGGAGGTGTAGTAGACAATATACTAATGAGAATAGTTGATGTTATATCTTCGATTCCTATGACTATATATGTTGTAATCTTCATGGCTGTTTTAAATAAGCCAGGAGCTAATGGAAGTGGACTTTTTACAATAGTACTTGGACTTTCAATTACATCTTGGATTGGTATGGCAAGAATTGTAAGAGGAGATGTACTTCAATTAAAGCAACAAGAGTTTGTTCTTGCAGCTAAATCACTAGGTGCATCAAATTCAAGAATATTAGTAAGACACTTAATTCCAAACTGTATAGGATCAATAATGGTTACATTAACATTATTTATTCCAGATGCTGTATTTACAGAAGCATTTTTGAGCTTCATTGGTCTTGGAATCGCAGCACCTAGAGCATCACTTGGAACATTAGCTAATGATGCGCAACAAGCTATATATACATATCCTCTACAATTGTTGTTCCCATCAGCTATGATTTGTATAATAATATTATGCTTTAATCTTTTTGGTGATGGATTAAGCCAAGCATTAGATCCAAAGAACAAGAGATAG
- a CDS encoding ABC transporter permease, with amino-acid sequence MLKYIGKRFLISLLTIWVVITVTFFLMKLMPGGPFDGDKLTPQIKANIEAKYGLDKPLSTQYFMYMGNLVHGDFGESMTFKGRQVSDTIGKSFPASAEVGAIAVVIAIVGGILLGTLAALKSGKWPDKVVVFFATLCITIPSFVIGTVLIYVLGVQFALLPPTGFGEWKNDIMPCIALSAASLSFITRLTRSKLIDVLKSDYIRTAKAKGLSKTTVIFKHALRNSLIPIVTYVGPLVAGILTGGFVTEKIFAIPGLGNEFVQSVTNRDYSMLLGVTVFYCTMLIFFTFFVDILYVIIDPRIKLQDTEA; translated from the coding sequence ATGTTAAAATATATTGGAAAAAGATTTTTGATAAGTCTGTTAACAATATGGGTTGTAATAACAGTAACATTTTTTCTAATGAAACTTATGCCAGGAGGTCCGTTTGACGGGGATAAATTAACACCTCAAATTAAAGCAAATATAGAGGCAAAATATGGATTGGACAAGCCTTTATCAACACAATATTTTATGTATATGGGAAATTTGGTTCATGGAGATTTTGGTGAATCGATGACGTTTAAAGGTAGACAAGTATCAGATACTATAGGAAAATCATTCCCAGCATCTGCAGAAGTTGGTGCAATAGCAGTAGTTATTGCTATAGTAGGAGGAATACTTTTAGGAACACTTGCAGCACTTAAAAGTGGAAAATGGCCAGATAAGGTAGTAGTATTTTTTGCAACACTTTGCATTACAATACCTAGTTTCGTAATAGGAACAGTTTTGATTTATGTGTTAGGCGTTCAATTTGCATTATTACCACCAACAGGGTTTGGTGAGTGGAAAAATGATATAATGCCATGTATAGCATTATCAGCAGCATCATTATCATTTATTACAAGACTTACAAGAAGTAAATTAATAGATGTTTTAAAGTCAGATTATATAAGAACTGCAAAAGCTAAAGGCTTAAGTAAAACTACTGTTATTTTTAAACATGCATTAAGAAATTCATTGATTCCAATAGTTACATATGTAGGACCATTAGTAGCTGGTATATTAACAGGTGGATTTGTAACAGAAAAGATTTTTGCAATTCCTGGACTTGGAAATGAATTTGTACAATCAGTTACAAACAGAGACTATAGTATGTTACTTGGAGTAACAGTATTCTATTGTACAATGTTAATATTCTTTACTTTTTTTGTAGATATATTATACGTTATAATTGATCCAAGAATAAAATTACAAGACACGGAAGCTTAG
- a CDS encoding M13 family metallopeptidase has protein sequence MKKIRRLSAILSLAFFMLMMSPESYTVVRAEDISSKNQASDNKGVRLQDDFYDAINNDWLSTVKIEEGKSTTSTFDDVEKTVKGQVKSIIESLVSEKEKYEANTDERKIINLYNNVLNVQERNNQGLKPVKENLDKIKSAQTIDDITKLWSDRSIINSTIQFAVEKDVKNVTTNILYINHTGLSLGDSDQYTHPTESTAKNKKLTVNYYNKLLMLSGYTKDEAELKTDNMFKFEGMIAPYIMGKREKALTPNLIDSLYNVYTLDELKDLAPNLNLPIIMKGLGIDNANKIVLQDPKWLKALNKIYTQENLPLIKNYLEIVNLIYASNYLSKDFEDANTEFSNNLLGIKGAGSKEDDAVDTVNSLMGMAIGKIYSERYVSKNVKEDVENITKKIIEVYKKRINNLTWMSNSTKKNAIDKLDKLNIKIGYPDTWVDYSKLNIKSYEEGSNLFDNVIALRRFAQDEMFSKLNKPVDKKKDGVEPQTVNAFYSPTDNSIIIPGGIIQGHFYDPNGGKETNLGGIGVILGHEISHAFDNTGAQYDADGNLNNWWSDDDYKEFQQKTQKVKDFYSQIEVAPGQMLDGNLTAGENIADIGGVSCLLDILKTMDNPNYKTFFQSYAVTWRQLTTKEYSDYAMLIDSHSPNKVRVNAVLPQFQQFYDTYGITEKDGMYIRPEDRVAIW, from the coding sequence ATGAAAAAAATTAGAAGGCTAAGTGCTATATTGAGTTTGGCATTCTTCATGTTAATGATGTCACCAGAATCATATACTGTGGTTAGAGCAGAGGATATAAGTTCTAAAAATCAAGCTTCGGATAATAAAGGGGTAAGACTGCAAGATGATTTTTATGATGCTATAAATAATGATTGGCTAAGTACAGTAAAAATTGAAGAAGGAAAATCAACTACATCAACTTTTGATGATGTAGAGAAAACAGTGAAGGGGCAAGTAAAAAGCATAATTGAAAGCTTAGTATCAGAAAAAGAAAAATATGAAGCTAATACTGATGAAAGAAAAATAATAAATTTATATAATAATGTTCTTAATGTACAAGAAAGAAATAATCAAGGATTAAAACCTGTTAAAGAAAATTTGGATAAAATTAAGTCTGCTCAGACAATAGATGATATTACAAAATTGTGGAGTGATAGATCAATAATTAATTCAACAATACAATTTGCTGTGGAAAAAGATGTGAAAAATGTTACGACTAATATTCTATATATTAATCACACAGGACTTAGTTTGGGAGATTCTGATCAATATACTCACCCAACAGAAAGTACAGCAAAAAATAAAAAGCTAACTGTGAATTATTATAATAAGCTTTTAATGTTAAGTGGATATACAAAAGATGAAGCGGAGCTAAAAACTGATAATATGTTTAAGTTTGAAGGAATGATAGCACCTTATATTATGGGAAAGCGTGAAAAAGCATTAACTCCAAATTTAATTGATTCTCTTTATAATGTATATACTTTAGATGAACTAAAGGATTTAGCACCCAATTTGAATTTGCCAATTATTATGAAGGGACTTGGAATAGATAATGCAAATAAGATAGTGTTACAAGATCCAAAGTGGTTAAAGGCATTGAATAAAATCTATACGCAGGAAAATTTACCTCTTATAAAAAATTATTTAGAAATAGTTAACTTAATTTATGCATCAAATTATTTAAGTAAAGATTTTGAAGATGCTAATACAGAATTTTCTAATAACCTCTTAGGAATAAAAGGGGCGGGGTCAAAGGAAGATGATGCTGTGGATACAGTGAATTCCTTAATGGGTATGGCAATTGGAAAGATTTATTCAGAAAGATATGTTTCAAAGAATGTAAAAGAAGATGTTGAGAATATAACTAAAAAAATTATAGAGGTTTACAAAAAGAGAATAAATAATCTTACTTGGATGAGTAATTCAACGAAGAAGAATGCAATTGATAAACTGGATAAATTAAATATAAAAATAGGTTATCCGGATACTTGGGTTGACTATTCAAAGTTAAATATAAAATCTTATGAAGAAGGAAGTAATCTTTTTGACAATGTAATAGCATTAAGAAGATTTGCACAAGATGAAATGTTTAGCAAATTAAATAAACCAGTAGATAAGAAAAAAGATGGAGTTGAACCTCAAACAGTTAATGCCTTTTATAGTCCAACAGATAATTCGATTATAATTCCAGGAGGAATTATTCAGGGACATTTCTATGACCCAAATGGAGGCAAGGAGACAAATTTAGGTGGAATAGGTGTGATTCTTGGTCATGAAATAAGTCATGCATTTGACAATACTGGTGCTCAATATGATGCTGATGGAAATCTTAATAATTGGTGGAGTGATGATGATTATAAGGAATTTCAGCAAAAAACTCAGAAAGTAAAAGATTTTTACAGTCAAATTGAAGTTGCACCGGGTCAAATGTTGGATGGAAATCTTACAGCAGGTGAGAATATTGCTGACATAGGAGGGGTATCTTGTCTGTTAGATATATTAAAGACGATGGACAACCCTAATTATAAAACATTTTTTCAAAGTTATGCTGTTACTTGGAGACAATTAACTACTAAAGAATATTCAGATTATGCTATGTTGATAGATTCTCATTCTCCTAATAAGGTAAGGGTAAATGCTGTACTACCTCAATTTCAGCAATTTTATGATACTTATGGAATTACAGAAAAAGATGGAATGTATATTAGACCAGAGGATAGAGTAGCAATTTGGTAG
- a CDS encoding CHAP domain-containing protein, whose product MKREFLKKIVVSVMATLIFTNMYSISASAKWSEDSNGGWNWIEDGEKAFGWKKIDSKWYYFNEDGLMKTGWVKDKGIWYNLSDSGEITTGWKSINGKWYHFNEDGQMEIGWINDNGVQYFTNLNGEMQTGTIKIDEKTYTFSDDGALLSSTSNNQERTTSGSTANAKDLETSKTGYVSTNSDVLNVRADATLSSDIIGTVAKGAEVKIVDDEKNGFYPIILSGKTGWVSSKWINVKKSENVIATPLITNQQASDVENTTNTDSSLIDEKTKKPKKDLEPVKLGDIRNTKPSLDNKYYYSDENLFYKVKLSPPFSSGGKVIKGNCTWYAWGRAWEITGNKPDDAGFIGNAYEWWAANKKSGKYQYGSEPKVGAIAVWKSSLPGSDGSGHVAVIEKIENGKIYISESTWHGVAFNYREIYDTSYLYGYIYLDEPNY is encoded by the coding sequence GTGAAAAGGGAATTTCTTAAGAAGATAGTTGTTAGCGTAATGGCAACGTTAATATTTACGAATATGTATAGTATATCGGCTTCAGCTAAATGGAGTGAAGATTCAAATGGTGGTTGGAATTGGATTGAAGATGGAGAAAAAGCATTTGGATGGAAGAAAATTGATAGTAAATGGTACTATTTTAATGAAGATGGCTTAATGAAAACAGGTTGGGTAAAGGATAAGGGGATTTGGTACAACCTATCTGATAGTGGAGAAATTACTACTGGTTGGAAATCTATCAATGGGAAATGGTATCATTTTAATGAAGACGGGCAAATGGAGATTGGATGGATTAATGATAATGGTGTTCAATATTTTACAAATTTAAATGGTGAAATGCAGACTGGAACTATTAAAATAGATGAGAAGACTTATACTTTTTCAGATGATGGAGCACTGTTAAGCAGCACTTCAAATAATCAAGAAAGGACTACTTCTGGAAGTACAGCTAATGCAAAAGATCTTGAAACTTCAAAAACAGGTTATGTATCAACTAATAGTGACGTTTTAAATGTTAGAGCTGATGCGACATTATCGTCAGACATAATAGGGACTGTTGCAAAAGGAGCTGAAGTTAAGATAGTTGATGATGAGAAAAATGGATTCTATCCTATAATTTTAAGTGGGAAGACAGGATGGGTAAGCTCAAAATGGATTAATGTAAAGAAATCAGAAAATGTTATAGCAACACCACTAATTACAAATCAACAAGCAAGTGATGTAGAAAATACAACAAATACAGATTCATCATTAATAGATGAAAAGACTAAAAAACCTAAAAAGGATTTGGAACCAGTTAAGTTGGGAGATATAAGAAATACAAAGCCAAGCTTAGATAATAAATATTATTATTCAGACGAAAATTTATTTTATAAGGTGAAATTGTCTCCTCCATTCTCTAGTGGAGGTAAGGTAATTAAAGGGAATTGTACTTGGTATGCATGGGGACGTGCTTGGGAGATTACTGGGAATAAGCCAGATGATGCAGGTTTTATAGGAAATGCTTATGAATGGTGGGCAGCAAACAAAAAGAGTGGAAAGTATCAATATGGTTCAGAACCTAAAGTAGGGGCTATTGCAGTATGGAAATCAAGCTTGCCGGGATCAGATGGAAGTGGACATGTAGCTGTTATTGAAAAAATAGAAAATGGAAAAATTTACATATCTGAGTCGACTTGGCATGGAGTGGCATTTAATTATAGAGAAATTTATGATACAAGTTATTTATATGGATATATTTATTTGGACGAGCCAAATTATTAA
- a CDS encoding pro-sigmaK processing inhibitor BofA family protein, translating to MELQYLVYGLVGIAVLYLVLKLLKWPIKIIINGIIGVITLYVANFIIAHLGLIGINTNFSLAINPITALIAGFFGIPGVIVLIIIGLFL from the coding sequence ATGGAATTACAATATTTGGTTTATGGATTGGTCGGAATAGCAGTACTGTATTTAGTACTAAAATTATTAAAATGGCCAATAAAAATAATTATAAATGGGATAATAGGAGTTATAACATTATACGTAGCAAATTTTATCATAGCGCATCTTGGCTTGATTGGAATTAATACTAATTTCTCATTAGCAATAAATCCAATTACAGCTCTTATTGCAGGATTTTTTGGGATTCCTGGTGTTATTGTTTTAATTATAATAGGATTGTTTTTGTAG